The Ornithorhynchus anatinus isolate Pmale09 chromosome X5, mOrnAna1.pri.v4, whole genome shotgun sequence nucleotide sequence TGTCCAGCGACAGGACGGCCTTGTCCGGGGGCAGGTAGAGCGGGCGGCCCACGGGGGAGGCCACGGGGGGGGTGATGGCCCGGCGCTCCATCACGCTGCCCgacctgggagggggggatgcggATGCAGAAAGAGTGAGGGAAACCCCCCGCCccgtcagtccatcgtatttattgagcgcttactgtactgagcacttgggagaggacaatatcagtaTAATATATGTTTTAGCttagtctgtctccccgtctaataataataaggatggtctttaagcgcttactatgtgccgagcaccgttctaagcgctggggtagatacaaggtcatcaggttgtcccacgtggggctcccgggcttcatccccatttgacagatgagggaaccgaggcccagagaagtgaagggacgggcccgaagtcacgtagctgacggcggcgggattagaacccacgacctctgactcccaagcccgggctctttccactaaaccacgctgcttctctaaactcgttgcgggcagggaacgtttctgctgcgtcgtgctctcccaagcgcatcgtacagtgctttgggcagagtaaccgctcaataaatgccatcggttgATCGATTGAAAATACAACAgttcaacggacacattccctgcccacaaagagcttacagcctcctttcctcctatcgatccggtatttattgagcgctccgtaAACGCAGAGCCCcggattaagcactcgggagagtccaagagaataataagcagacacgttccctgcccacagcgtccttacagtcttgagagggagacagacacgaatagaaTTATTCTATAATTAACTATATATAATTAACTAATTACAGTTAATTGTATAGTTAATATAGTTAATTACAGTTATAAATATAATATACCATGTATAATacaatatattaaatatattataGTTAATCATAATTAACTATATTAAATATAATATAGTATAGttaaatataatttaatataACTATAATATATTATAGTCAATTATAATTAactataatagaattatagatatggacataagtgccgggatacataagtacagagaagcagcgtggcctagtggctccaGCAAGGTTCTGATTtgtacttagcgcttagtacagtgctctgcacacggcaagcgctcgataaatccgatcgaatgaagggtccgggattcagaagaacctgggttccagtcccggctcctcatctgtaaaatggagacgacgGCCGGGGGCCACCCCCGTGagacaacgtgattaacttgcatccccccccccgtcccccccgtcgcGGGttgtacggtgctcggcccatagtaagcgcttaacagacagcgTCACTAcgatctcggttacctcatgagATGGCTGCGGGAGGGCTGCTGGTGGGAGAAGGATTGGGAGCGGCCCAGGCTGGCCTGGTGTCGCTCCACCAGGTCTCTGACGGCGGGGCTGCTGGGGCTGCTCTTGCGGGACAGCGGCCGGGCCTCGGGGGGCGGGTGGGACACGCTGGCCGTGAACTGCAGCTTCAGCTTCATGTGCTGGCTCAGCTGCGGAGGGACGGCGGGGTCGGCGGCCatcgccccccttcccctccccgcccgccgtggGGCGGAGAGCACCCCCTTCCCTCGGCCTCCCGGGCACCTTGCCCGCCCCACGCCAGGCCGCGGGCTCGGTCCGGTCCCCCCGCCCACCACCGACCTCAAAGAGCCCGGCGCGGAGGGCCTGGAAGCCGACGCGGAAGGTCAGGGCGCTGCCCTTGCGGGAGAAGCCGAGGTTGTTGAGGGGCGTGTGGCAGACGATGGCGTCCAGCGCGGCCTGCATGGAGCGGCGCTCCTCCTCCGACAGCTGCTTCCCTGAGTGACGGTGGTAACGACGGTACCCGTGAAGCGCCTCCTGGGgcccgggcgccgttctaagcaccggggtagatccccgttttccagcccaagggaccgaggcccggagaagtgatctgcccgccGTTTCGGAGaagggatcggaacccgggtccttctgacgcccgggctcgAGCCGCCgagccgccgcccgcctcccagTCCGCCCCCgacccgtcccctcgcccccgcccggaCGGGCCGCACCGGCCTGGGCGTGCTCCGGCGTCCAGACGAGCCGCACGGCCAGGAAGTCATGCAGGTTGTTGATGAGGGTGTAGGTGACGGTGAAGCGCTCGTGGGCTCGCACGGGGGACTCGCAGGCGGCTGTCATCACGAAGCAGGGACGGTCCAGCCGGATGCTGGGGAGGCTGCGGGCAGAGGAGACCCTCCCTCgccccggggagggaggccggacacggcggggagggggacggacgtGAGCCCCggggcctccgcctcctcctctgaGAGGATGACCACCCCCCAGCCGCGGGGCGAGAGGGGGCCGGACGTGGCCGACGAcggcggtatttcttaagcgcttcctccgtgtcgagcaccgtcctaagcgttggggtagatccaagctactcaggttggacgcggtccctgtcccacgtggggctcccattctcatccccattttgcagatgagggaaccgaggcccagagaagtgaagcgacttgtccgaggtcccacggcagagacgggattagaacccagatccttttgacgcCCAGGGTCTGGGGACAAGGAGAGGGGGTTtcgagggagggacggggggatggTCTCTCACCGGTAGTGGGTGTAGATACTGTGCGTGAACGGCAGCTTCGGGGTCGACCACTGGACGACAGCCACGAGGGGAACCTCCAGGCCCTGGGGAAAGGACGGGTCGACTCACTCCTCTGCGCccgcccgagcgcttactacagtgctctgaacacccaggaagggctcagtaaaaatcactgagggattgaggggtgggggggggggtccattcattcatcccattgtatttattgagcgtttactgtgtgcagagcacggtactaagcgcttgggagaggacaacacggcaataaacacattccctgcccgcagcgggcttCCGGTCTCgacggcggggagacagacgttaggagaaataaatgacagacacggACGTAAAGcgctgcggggccgagggggtgggggaagaacagagggagcgagtcggggcgacgcggaagggagtgggagaagaggaaaggggggggggggtttgtcagggaaggcttctgggaggaggcgggCTTTCAGTAAGGCCTGGAAGCCGGGGAGAGACACCGTCTgtcggatgggaggagggagggcgtccaggccagaggcgcgatgcgggcgaggggtcggtgggcagatggacgagatggaggggcAGTGACGTGGCCCACCCGCCCCCGGACCCCAGAGCTTCGGCCTCACCTCCTTGCCCCCCGGGGGCGGCTGCTCGCCCCCTCGCAGCTGGAACAGAAAGTTGTGCTCCTCCAGGGCACTCAGCGGGCAGGGCAGGCAGCCGGACGCTCCGGGGAGGCGGCAGAAGGAGCCCATGGAGACCTCGCCAGACTGGTGGCTGGAGAGCGAGAGGGGACCCCCGAAGCTGAGGGAGCCTCCCAACCGGCAACCCCCAACCCGGAGATGTCCTGACCCCAGagaccacccaccctccccaacccgcTCCCCTCTCCGGGCTGCCGACTGTGGGAGAGAAGCCACCACggcgtgggaagcagcggggcccagtgaaTACAGCCCGCGCGGCGGAAGGACGCGAGTCCCggtatcagctctgccactaatccgccgggtgaccttggacgagtcacttctctgtacctcagtttacgctgtaaaatggggattaagacaggggtGGTGCCCCGATTAGCCTAAATCTACCCCTTCgcatagtatggtgcttggcacgttgtaagtactttaaaaaataaGGGGTCCAGCCCTCTGAGCCGTCTTGGTCGCCACAACCTCCATCTCTCTTAACCGTGAGGCAGAAGCCCCGACGACCGCTGTATAATCACATGCCGAGaaccgtactgagcgttggggtggagaAATCGCATACGCGGAtgggccgcggtccccgtcccccggcggGGGCTCAAGgtctgagggagttgggcttcCCGCTCTCCTTtctggggcggggcgggacggggcgggagggTCTCCCGGGGACCCGCGGCCCCTCACCACACGTTGTCCACAAGCAGCACGGAGCCGTCGGGCATGACGGGCAGGTAGCTGGCGTTGAAGTTGGGGAGGATTCGGACGTCCCAGACGGAGATCTCCTCCTGGGAGGAGCCGTTGAGCACTGCGGCGGGGAGACGGCCGCGTCAAGGCCCCGGGggtcccgtccccccaccccccccccccggcggggacccaggcgtccgggCCCTCACCCTTCAGCACGGTGAGGTGTTTCCCGGCCACGTTGATCTGGCGACACTTCAGtcccggcggggggaggagggtgagaagcGTGCTCactgaggggaggaaggacaggggtcAGGCCGAGGAGAGGTTCCCCGCTaggcctggaagctccttgagggcaggggtcccgTCCCGTGACCCTAGCGCGCTCTCCCTGgcaccagaacagtgctctgcacgcagtaagcgctgctCGGCACTGTCCggttccttcccacccctccctggaTGCCCCAGCCTCTGACCTCCTGCCCGGACCGTCCCCAACCCTTTAACTCCGTCCCCtcttattaatgataacaacacTGACGGTGTCggcaagcgctcactctgcgccaagcaccgttctaagcgccggggcggagacgaggtcatcgggtcgtcccacgtggggctcacggtcctcatcctcgtttgacagatgaggtcaccgaggcccagagaagttaagtggctcgcccgagggcacacagcagccgaggggcggagccgggattagaacccacgtcctctgactcccaaacccgggctcttgccactgagccacgctgtctctcttcctccccgtggttcaactctcccaggccctcggctctgacctcagtttccccaagccccctggctcggcggaaagagcccgggcttgggagtcggaagtcgtgggttccgatccgggctctgtcagctgggtgactttgggcaagtcactgctctgggcctcagttccctcgtctgtaagacggggatgaagcctgggagccccacgtgggacgacccggtgaccttggatccccccccagcgctttgaacggtgcttggcacgtagtaagcgctgtcaaataccaacgttattatcaccccatctgtaaaacggggatgaagactatgagcagccccaagcgggacgatccgatgaccccgtatctaccccagcgctcagaacggcgctcggcacatagtaagcgcttaacgaaaaccgtCGGCAATTAATTTAATTATCTCTACACAGCTCAGCTCCCCCAGGCCTCCTGCCCCCCACGGGAGCtcaccgccctcccgccccccagccccccccgacACCTTGGGCCTTGAAGGCGCTCTGCTCCTCACGGAAGGTCTGCCCCGGAGCGCGGGTCTGCAGCAGCCTCAGGTAACCGTGATCTCTAACCTCCGGCGTCTCCGCCTCCCGCCTCCACACCGTCACCACGATCTGCGGggcggatccccccccccccccgggtcagcCGGACGCCCCGCTCCCACTCCCCCCATCCGGCCGCTCCACAGGCCCACCGCGTCCcgcgggagagacggagggaaggGGTCGGAGGGGTCCGGAGACGAGGAAAGAAGGCCGATCCCACccgggcgccgggggcggggggggggggggggtccgtcgAGTCGGGGCGAGGGGCGGCTCTGCCGTCTACTGACCTTGGCCTTGAGGGTCCCGGGGGGCAGCTTGTCCAACGAGATGGTCAGCGGGAAGATAACCTCGTCGGTGGACACTATGGGTTCCTCCACGGGCAGCTGGGGGAGGTAGAGGCCAGCGACGGGTCAGCGGGACATCGCACccgtctctctcacacacccccccgccccccggtcggGCCTGGCGgagggagcgcgggcccggggatcagaggacctgcgttctaatcccggctccgccacttgccttgctcgggtgaccctgggcaggtcacttggcttctctgggcctctcagtttcctcccctgtgaaacggggatttaAATAACCGTTCTCACTCACTgacttagactctgaggcccgtggggggagagggaccgCGAGCCGACGATCCCCGCGGCGAGCGGGGGGCTCGGCACGCGGTAAGGGCCGCGCAAGGACCCCGGTCGCTCTCGTCCTCTCCGGTCGCCCGCCCGGATTTAAAGAGCGCCGACTACGAGCAGGGCGCCGTACCGAGTACTCGGGAGAGCACGGTAACGGACACGTCCTCGGCCCGGCTTTcggaccggggtggggggcggggggagacggctgtgaagagaaataaataaacgacGGGAGACGGACGTGAGTTGGgcgggacggggagcggggaaaggaatagagggagagggccgggggtgacgggagaagaggagaggagggcgcagtcggggaaggcttcttgttaggaagagccgggcttgggagtcagaggtcacgggttcggattcCCGCttcgccacccgtcagctgggtgaccgggggcgagtcacttggcttctccgtgcctccctcgtctgtcaaacggggatgaagaccgggagcctcactggggccaacccgatgacccggcaTCTgcgcctagcgagcgcttaacaaataccaaccttattctcctcccggaggagggcatgggtttgaaggGGGTGGCCGGGGAGGGCGAGCGCCAggcggacaggaggaggaggaggaggaggaggaggaggagggatggcggGCGAGGGGCATCGGAGGGGCGAGGGCTTGGTGGCAGGAGgtcagaggtgaggggggagggccggggcggggggatggaggggcgtCCCCGTCCCCCGAGGCCCCGGGGCGGGGTGTCTCACCAGGTGGGCCGTGGcggccgcggggcccggcccgtgggtgaggagggggctgcagcCGCGGAAGAGGCTCCCGCCGGGGTCCCCCGGGCCGGCgtcggcggaggggccgggggcggcgggcccgggggcccggtccCCGGCGCTGACCGAGGCCAGGGCGGCCAGGGCGGCGGCCAGGTCGGGCCAggcggcggcccccgggccgggccggccggccccccggcaGCGGAGGACCAGCAGGAAGCGCACCGTCTCGCCCAGGTAGAGGTGGTTGCGGCGGGGCAGCGCCCGGTAGCGGCCCGGGTCCCCCGCCAGCTCGGCCCGCGGGGGCAGGGGCACCGCCGGGAAGTACATGGAGTAGTCGCACTGCGACTCCATGACCCCGGCCGGGGAGAGGgcacggcggggcccggggccggtcccgggggcggggggggggggacgggacggggggtccgggcgggggccggtcccggggcggggccggggccggtcctgggccCGGGGCGGCGTCGGCCGGTGCAGTCCGCTCCGGGGATTCCGGGTTTTCcgggtgggcggggcggggcggggcggtccGGTCCTGCGCGGGGCGATCCGGGCCGGGGTCCGGGCCGgccggagcgcgggcctgggagggaggagggagggggggggccgcgcgggagggggcgcgcgcgaggcgggcgcgcgcgcggggcccgggggcgcgcgggggggggcggggcgagccccggaagcgaggggcggggccccctccccccggaaacgggggcggggcccgaccgGTGACGTCAGCGCCGCGATAGCGGGGATTGCAGTCGGACCGCCCGTCGATGGCCTGCGGGCGCGGCGcggcgctgagcgctcgggagaggacgctgAAACAGAGCGGCCACGTTCCCCGGCCCACGACGGGCTGGCGGGATGGAAAGAGGGGCGTTTCCTTGATAAATAAAGAACAGCAGCCATGGTTCTCGCCCCCGCGTCgactgtgagctcgccgtgggcagggaatgtcggcctttattaataataatgttggtatttgttaagcgcttactatgtgccgagcaccgttctaagcgctggggtagacataggggaatcgggtcgtcccacgtggggctcacggtcttcatccccatttgacagatgagggaaccgaggcccggagaagtgaagtgactcgcccacagtcacccagccgacaaggggcagagccgggattcgaactcatgagccctgactccaaagcccgggctctttcctctgagccacgctgcttctcctttattgCTGGAGTGGacttgccccagcgctcagtccagtgccccgcacatgctaagcgctgcctaattgtggaatttaataacgttggtatttgttaagcgcttcctaggtgcggagcaccgttctaagcgccggggggggggggggtccagggtcatcaggtggtcccacgggaggctcccagttcatccccatttgacagatgaggtcactgaggcccagggaagtcaagtgacttgcccacggtcacccagctgacaggggcaagggcccgggcttgggagtcagaggtcgtgggttcgaatcccgactctgccacctctcattcattcattcaacagtatttattgagcgcttactatgtgcagagcactggactaagcgctcgggatgaacaagtcggcaacagatagagacggtccccgccatctgacgggctcacggtccgatcgggggagacggacggacgagaacgatggcgatagatagagtcgagggggaggacgtctcgtaaaaacaatggcgactaaatagaatcgaggcgatgtacaattcattaataataataataatgttggtatttgttaagcgcttactatgtgcagagcactgttctaagcgctgggggagacacaggggaatcaggttgtcccacgtggggctcacagtcttaatccccattttgcagatgagggaactgaggcacagagaagtgaagtgactcgcccacagtcacccagctgacaagtggcagagctgggattcgaactcatgacctctgactccaaagcccatgctctttccactgagccatgctgcttctccaaataacaaaattaacaaaacaaATTAAAATAACAAAATGCTtctccattaacaaaataaatagggtaatggaaatatctacagtcgagcggacgagtacggcgccgtggggatgggaagggagaggtggaggagcagagggaaaggggggaaaagagggtttagctacggagaggtaaagggggggtggcagagggagtagagggagaagaggagctcggtccgggaaggcctctcggagaaggtgagttttaagtagggtttcgaagaggggaagagaatcggtccggcggaggcgaggagggagggcgtcccgggaccgcgggaggacgcggcccgggggtcgacggcgggacgggcgagaccgggggacggcgaggaggcgggcggcggaggagcggagcgtgcggggtgggcggcggagagagagaagggaggagaggtaggaaggggcgaggtgacggagagcctcgaagcctagagcgaggagtttctgtttggagcggaggtcgacgggcgaccaccggagtcgtttaagaaggggagtgacaggcccgggtCGTCTCTGcgggagtgaaggatagaccggagcggggcgagagaggaggaagggaggtcggagaggaggccgacacggtagtctagccgggatatgacgagagcccgtaacggtgaggtagccgtccgggtggagaggagagggcggatctcggcgatatcgtagaggtgagaccggcgggtctcggtgacggataggacgcgcggggcgaacgagagggacgagtcgaggacgacaccgagatcgcgggcccgagagacgggaaggacggtcgtgccgtccacggcgatagagaagtccgggagaggaccgggttcgggagggaagacgaggagctcggtctcgctcacgtcgggtttcaggtggcgggccgacatccgggcggagacgtcccggaggcgggaggagacgcgagcccgaagggagggggagaggacgggggcggagatgcagATCCGAgggtcgtctgcgtagagatggtagtcgaagccgtgagagcgaatgagttcaccgagggagtgagtgtaaatggagaacagaagagggccgagaactgacccttgaggaactccaacagttaaaggatgggagggggaggaggcgccggcgaaggagaccgagaatgaccggccagagaggtgagaggagaaccgggagaggacggagtccgtgaagccgaggtgagatgaggtatggaggaggaggggttggtcgacggtgtcaaaggcagcagagaggtcaaggaggatcagaatggagtaggagccattggatctggcaagaaggaggtcacgggtgaccttagagagagcagtctcggtagagtggaggggacggaagccagatcggagggggtccaggagagaaggggagttaaggaattctaagcagcgatcgtagacgactcgttctaggattttggaaaggaagggtagtagggagatagggtgataactggagggggaagtggggtcgagagcgggtttttttaggatgggggagacgtgggcatgtgtgaaggcagcggggaaggagccattggagatcgagtggttaaaaatagaagttaaggaagggaggagggcaggggcgacggttttaataaggtgagagggaatggggtccgaggcgcaggtggagggtgtggcacttgcgaggagggaggagatctcctctgaggatactgcagggaaggatgggaaagtaggggagagggtcggtggggggggaggggagaggcggaggggtgactctggggagctcagacctgatcgtgttgattttcgtgaggaaataggtggccagatcattgggggtgagagatgggggagggggaggaacagggggcctaaggagagagttaaaggtccggaacaatcggcgggggtgacgggcatgggtgtcgatgagggaggagaagaagctttgcctggcggaggagagggcagagttaaggcaggaaaggataaatttgaagtgtgtgaggtcggctcggtgcttggactttcgc carries:
- the TRAPPC14 gene encoding trafficking protein particle complex subunit 14, with translation MESQCDYSMYFPAVPLPPRAELAGDPGRYRALPRRNHLYLGETVRFLLVLRCRGAGRPGPGAAAWPDLAAALAALASVSAGDRAPGPAAPGPSADAGPGDPGGSLFRGCSPLLTHGPGPAAATAHLLPVEEPIVSTDEVIFPLTISLDKLPPGTLKAKIVVTVWRREAETPEVRDHGYLRLLQTRAPGQTFREEQSAFKAQVSTLLTLLPPPGLKCRQINVAGKHLTVLKVLNGSSQEEISVWDVRILPNFNASYLPVMPDGSVLLVDNVCHQSGEVSMGSFCRLPGASGCLPCPLSALEEHNFLFQLRGGEQPPPGGKEGLEVPLVAVVQWSTPKLPFTHSIYTHYRLPSIRLDRPCFVMTAACESPVRAHERFTVTYTLINNLHDFLAVRLVWTPEHAQAGKQLSEEERRSMQAALDAIVCHTPLNNLGFSRKGSALTFRVGFQALRAGLFELSQHMKLKLQFTASVSHPPPEARPLSRKSSPSSPAVRDLVERHQASLGRSQSFSHQQPSRSHLMRSGSVMERRAITPPVASPVGRPLYLPPDKAVLSLDKIAKRECKVLVVEPVK